CCTGCAGTTTCGGGGACGTGACACACTGTTCGTGCTGTATCTGGGCACCCTGATGGTGCCGTTGACGGTGACGGTGATCCCGCAGTTCATCATCATGCGGACCTTCGGTTGGACCGACACGATGTGGGCGATGATCGTTCCGGGGCTGTTCGGCAGTGCATTCGGCACCTATCTGATGCGACAGTTCTTCCTCACCCTGCCCAGCGATTTGGAGGAGGCCGCCACCCTGGACGGCTGCACGCCCTGGCAGATCTACTGGCGGGTGTTGCTGCCGCACGCCAAACCGGCGGTCATGGTGCTCGCGGTGCTCACCTGGGTCAACGTCTGGAACGATTTCCTGTGGCCGCTGTTGATGATTCAACGTGAGTCCATCGCCACCCTTACCCTGGGGCTGGTGTGGATGCAGGGCCAGTACGTGTCGCGGTGGCCGGTGTTGATGGCCGCCTCGATGCTCATCCTGGTGCCGCTGGTGGCCGCCTATGCGGTGGCTCAACGTACCTTCATCCGCGGCATCGCCGCGACCGGACTCGGGGGTCAGTGAGGATGGCGGCGGTACGGTTCGAGCGGGCGACACGGTGCTATCCCGGCGCGGAGCACCCGGCCGTCGACGGGTTGGAGCTCACCGTCGACGACGGGGAGCTCATGGTGCTGGTCGGCCCGTCCGGGTGCGGCAAGACCACGTCGCTGCGGATGGTGGCCGGTCTGGAACCGGTGGATTCGGGCCGTATCCACATCGGGGATCGCGACGTCACCGACGCCGACCCGAAAGACCGCGACATCGCCATGGTGTTCCAGAACTACGCGCTGTATCCGCACATGACCGTTGCCCAGAACATGGGGTTCGCACTGAAGGTGGCCAAAACCGCCAAGGCCGAGATCCGGAGCCGGGTGCACGAGGCCGCCCGTCTGCTGGATCTGGAGGCGCTGCTGGACCGCAAACCGAAGGACCTCTCCGGCGGTCAACGGCAACGTGTGGCGATGGGTCGCGCGATTGTTCGCCACCCTCAGGTGTTTTTGATGGACGAGCCGTTGTCGAACCTGGACGCGAAACTGCGGGTCCAGACCCGCAACCAGATCGCGCAGCTGCAGCGGCGACTGGCGACCACCACCGTCTACGTCACCCACGACCAGGTGGAGGCGATGACGATGGGCGACCGGGTGGCGGTGCTCTGCGACGGGGTGTTGCAGCAGTGCGCCGCACCCCGTGAGCTCTACCGGCGGCCGGCGAACACCTTTGTGGCCGGTTTCGTCGGCTCCCCGGCGATGAACCTGTTCTCCGGCGTCGTGCGTGACGGTGCGATCACGGTGGGCGACGGCGGGATTGCGGTACCGCGGCACCTCGCCGGTGACGCCGAGCAGATCGTCGTCGGGGTGCGCCCCGAACACCTCGGCGTCGACGGGACGACGGACACCGGCGCCGACGCCGCAGGCGGCATCGACGTGGTCGTCGACGTGGTCGAGGATCTCGGCGCCGATGCCTTCGTCTACGCCCATCTCGCCGGTGCCCGCGACCCCCAGACGCCGCCGCTGGTCGCGCGGGTGGACGGGTTGTGCCCCCCGCGCCGCGGAGACCGGCTGCGGTTACGCCCGGCCCCCCGGCACCTGCACTACTTCGACGCCGCCGGTCGGCGCCGCGATTGATCGTTCGCGTCAGCAGATCGGGGGATAAAACACCGCACAGCGGTCTCGGCGGCGACCTATTGTTGGGTCATGGGTGCGATACCCGCATTACGCGCCGACCTGGTGTGCGAGGGCGGCGGGGTGCGCGGGGTCGGGCTGGTCGGAGCGGTCCATGCGCTGGCCGCCGCCGGCTACCGGTTTCCCCGGACCGCCGGCTCGAGCGCCGGCGCCGTGGTGGCCGCGTTGGTCGCGGCACTGCAGGCCGCCGGTGAACCGTTGGGGCGGCTGACCGACCTGATGCGCTCGATCGACTATCGCCGCTTCGCCGACCCGGGGTGGGTGAGCCGGATCCCGTTCATCGGCCCGGCGCTGGCGGTGGCGGCCTTCGACGGGATCTACCGGGGAGCCTATCTGGAACGGTTGATGACGCGCCTGCTCGACGATCTCGGGGTGCGCACGTTCGGGGACCTGCGCACCGGCGAGAGTGCCGAACAGTTCGCCTGGTCGTTGGTGGTCACCGCCAGCGACCTGTCCCGGCGTCGGCTGGTCCGCATCCCGTGGGACCTGGCCTCCTACGGGATCGATCCCGACGACTTCCCGGTCGCCCGCGCGGTGCGCGCGTCGGCGGCGATCCCGTTCATCTTCCGTCCGGTCCGGGTGAGCGGGGCGACCTGGGTGGACGGCGGTCTGCTGTCGAACTTCCCGGTGCAACTGTTCGACCGGGCCGAGCCGCGGTGGCCCACCTTCGGGGTCCGGCTCTCCGCGCGCCCCTGTCAACCGCCGGCCACCCACCCGG
This sequence is a window from Mycolicibacillus parakoreensis. Protein-coding genes within it:
- a CDS encoding patatin-like phospholipase family protein: MGAIPALRADLVCEGGGVRGVGLVGAVHALAAAGYRFPRTAGSSAGAVVAALVAALQAAGEPLGRLTDLMRSIDYRRFADPGWVSRIPFIGPALAVAAFDGIYRGAYLERLMTRLLDDLGVRTFGDLRTGESAEQFAWSLVVTASDLSRRRLVRIPWDLASYGIDPDDFPVARAVRASAAIPFIFRPVRVSGATWVDGGLLSNFPVQLFDRAEPRWPTFGVRLSARPCQPPATHPVRGPLSVGLAALETLVSNQDAAYIDDPCTVRRTVFVPVPDISALDFGITAAQRESLFARGVQAGEQFVKDWDFGEYLTACQAT
- a CDS encoding ABC transporter ATP-binding protein, coding for MAAVRFERATRCYPGAEHPAVDGLELTVDDGELMVLVGPSGCGKTTSLRMVAGLEPVDSGRIHIGDRDVTDADPKDRDIAMVFQNYALYPHMTVAQNMGFALKVAKTAKAEIRSRVHEAARLLDLEALLDRKPKDLSGGQRQRVAMGRAIVRHPQVFLMDEPLSNLDAKLRVQTRNQIAQLQRRLATTTVYVTHDQVEAMTMGDRVAVLCDGVLQQCAAPRELYRRPANTFVAGFVGSPAMNLFSGVVRDGAITVGDGGIAVPRHLAGDAEQIVVGVRPEHLGVDGTTDTGADAAGGIDVVVDVVEDLGADAFVYAHLAGARDPQTPPLVARVDGLCPPRRGDRLRLRPAPRHLHYFDAAGRRRD
- a CDS encoding carbohydrate ABC transporter permease — encoded protein: MAVRSGAPRRIARTVALYTALVAIASCALFPVLWGLSGSLKTDAEVTEPILLPADPQWSNYREVFALMPFWRMFANTVLYAGCVTIGQVFFCSLAGYAFARLQFRGRDTLFVLYLGTLMVPLTVTVIPQFIIMRTFGWTDTMWAMIVPGLFGSAFGTYLMRQFFLTLPSDLEEAATLDGCTPWQIYWRVLLPHAKPAVMVLAVLTWVNVWNDFLWPLLMIQRESIATLTLGLVWMQGQYVSRWPVLMAASMLILVPLVAAYAVAQRTFIRGIAATGLGGQ